In Cicer arietinum cultivar CDC Frontier isolate Library 1 chromosome 7, Cicar.CDCFrontier_v2.0, whole genome shotgun sequence, a single window of DNA contains:
- the LOC101504649 gene encoding uncharacterized protein At4g14342, producing the protein MQASDRFNINSQLEHLQAKYVGTGHADMNRFEWAVNIQRDSYASYIGHYPLLSYFSIAENESIGRQRYTFMQKMLLPCGLPPEREED; encoded by the exons ATGCAG GCGAGTGATAGGTTTAACATCAATTCCCAACTCGAGCATCTCCAAGCTAAATATGTCGGAACTGGTCATGCTGATATGAACAGATTTGAATGGGCAGTTAACATTCAGCGTGATAGCTATGCATCTTATATTGGCCATTATCCTTTACTCTCCTACTTTTCTATTGCTGAAAATGAATCTATTGGAAGACAACGCTACACTTTTATGCAG AAAATGCTCCTGCCTTGTGGTCTGCCTCCCGAAAGAGAAGAAGATTAG
- the LOC101505390 gene encoding probable inactive purple acid phosphatase 1 — MCHSGDMEKKLRMLLFSLLTFAIFQQVVSDVHQPLSKVAIHNTVFALDQGASIKATPNLLGLKGQNTEWVTLQYSNPNPKIDDWIGVFSPANFSASTCPGENRLVNPPFLCSAPIKFQYANFSSHCYKNTGKGSLKLQLINQRSDFSFALFTGGLTNPKLVAVSKKVSFVNPNAPVYPRLAQGKTWDEITVTWTSGYGISDAEPFVEWGPKEGNLVKSPAGTLTFDRNTMCGAPARTVGWRDPGYIHTSFLKELWPNKEYTYKLGHRLVNGTTIWSKKYEFKSSPYPGQNSVQRVVIFGDMGKAEADGSNEYNNFQPGSLNTTNQIIQDLKDIDVVFHIGDLCYANGYLSQWDQFTAQIEPIASKVPYMTASGNHERDWPGSGSFYGNLDSGGECGVLAQTMFYVXXXXXXXXXYSVDYGMFRFCIAHTELDWRKGTEQYNFIEKCLASVDRQKQPWLIFLAHRVLGYSSGDFYVAEGSFEEPMGREDLQSLWQKYKVDIAMYGHVHNYERTCPIYQNICTDKEKHDYKGSLNGTIHVVVGGGGAALADFAPINTTWSIFKDHDFGFVKLTAFNHSNLLLEYKKSSDGKVYDSFKISRDYRDILACTADSCSSTSLAF; from the exons ATGTGCCATTCAG GTGATATGGAGAAGAAGTTAAGAATGCTACTTTTTTCTTTGCTTACTTTTGCAATATTTCAACAAGTAGTTTCAGATGTGCATCAACCCCTCTCAAAAGTTGCCATTCATAACACAGTATTTGCTCTTGATCAAGGTGCTTCTATCAAAGCCACTCCTAATTTACTTGGCTTGAAG GGACAAAATACAGAATGGGTCACACTTCAATATAGTAATCCAAACCCAAAAATAGATGACTGGATTGGAGTCTTCTCTCCTGCAAACTTCAG TGCTTCTACTTGCCCTGGAGAAAACAGACTTGTCAATCCTCCATTCTTGTGTTCTGCACCTATCAAG TTTCAGTATGCCAATTTCTCCAGTCACTGTTACAAGAACACAGGGAAAGGTTCCTTGAAGCTTCAGTTGATTAATCAGCGATCTGACTTCTCATTTGCTCTCTTCACGGGTGGATTAACAAAT CCAAAGCTCGTTGCAGTGTCGAAGAAAGTATCATTCGTCAATCCAAATGCTCCAGTATATCCTAGACTAGCACAAGGGAAAACATGGGATGAA ATTACTGTAACATGGACAAGCGGATATGGGATCAGCGATGCCGAGCCTTTTGTTGAATGGGGCCCAAAAGAAGGGAACCTTGTGAAATCTCCTGCTGGGACACTGACTTTTGATCGCAACACCATGTGTG GTGCACCGGCAAGGACTGTTGGATGGCGTGATCCTGGATACATACACACTAGTTTTCTGAAGGAGTTGTGGCCGAACAAAGA GTACACATACAAATTGGGTCATAGATTAGTTAACGGTACAACAATTTGGAgtaaaaaatatgagtttaaatCATCTCCTTATCCTGGTCAAAATTCCGTACAGCGTGTGGTCATATTTGGTGATATGGGAAAG GCAGAAGCTGATGGCTCCAACGAGTATAACAATTTCCAGCCTGGCTCACTCAATACTACCAATCAAATTATTCAAGATTTGAAGGACATAGATGTAGTCTTCCACATTGGTGATTTATGCTATGCTAATGGATACCTTTCACAATGGGACCAGTTTACAGCACAGATCGAGCCAATTGCATCAAAAGTTCCTTATATGACAGCAAG TGGCAATCATGAACGTGACTGGCCAGGATCTGGATCGTTTTATGGGAACTTGGATTCAGGCGGTGAATGTGGTGTACTGGCTCAAACCATGTTTTATGTTCNNNNNNNNNNNNNNNNNNNNNNNN GGTACTCTGTTGACTATGGCATGTTCAGATTCTGCATAGCTCACACAGAGCTTGATTGGAGAAAAGGAACAGAGCAGTATAACTTCATTGAAAAGTGCCTAGCATCTGTTGACAGACAAAAACAGCCATGGCTGATATTCCTTGCTCATAGGGTACTTGGTTATTCTTCTGGAGATTTCTATGTTGCAGAAGGCTCGTTTGAAGAACCAATGGGAAGGGAGGACCTTCAAAGTCTCTGGCAAAAGTATAAGGTTGACATAGCCATGTATGGACATGTCCATAACTATGAAAGAACATGCCCAATCTATCAG AATATATGCACCGATAAAGAGAAGCACGATTACAAGGGCTCCTTGAATGGAACAATACATGTAGTGGTTGGGGGAGGAGGAGCAGCCCTAGCTGACTTTGCCCCCATAAACACCACATGGAGTATCTTTAAAGACCATGACTTTGGATTTGTGAAACTCACAGCATTTAACCATTCAAACTTGTTGTTAGAGTACAAGAAGAGTAGTGATGGAAAAGTTTATGACTCTTTTAAGATATCAAGGGATTACAGAGACATCTTGGCTTGCACTGCTGATAGTTGCTCAAGTACATCATTAGCATTTTGA